The Salicibibacter halophilus DNA window GGATTGAGGCAAGAAATTGACCCAAAAAGAGTGCGGCTGGTAACATCCCGATTTGTGCGTTTGTAAGTTCCAGGGAACTCCCAATAAAAACGCCTAGCGGAGCCACACTCCGCCCGACAAAAGCAATAAGCACTTGAGCGATCAAAAGCCATGTTAGCATTTGCCAAGGTCTACTTTTATTCATGCTGGATCGCCTCTTAATCAGTGGGTTAGGAATATTTTTAATAATACATGGCTAAAAATCAGTTCACAATTCTTTTGGCAACGTTAGTGGTTTGTCTGCACCTGAATTAACTAGTCTGAAAGTGTGTGAAAGCTGCACCAGCTTTCATTACCATGCCCTCAAGGGTTTTTTCTATCCTTTGTTCTAACTGCTCGGAAGTTAAAATCATATGTTGCAAATCGATACCCGTTTCAACTCCCATTTGTTCGAACATATGAACCATATCTTCTGAACACACATTTCCCACAGCTTTGGGAGCAAATGGACATCCTCCCAGGCCTCCAATGGAAGCATCAAAACGTCTAACCCCGGCTTCATATCCAGCCAGAACATTGGCGAGGCCAAGCCCGCGCGTGTTGTGGAAGTGAAGGGATAAAGGAACATTCTCTCCGAACTTTTTACGAAAATCGCGAATCATATCTTGGACTTGAAGGGGGTTGGCCATACCTGTTGTATCAGCAAGACCAATTTCATCTGCGCCGGCCTCCAAAAAAGTTTCGGCCACTTTCCATACTGATGAACGTTCAACTTTTCCCTCATAAGGACAGCCAAAGGCCGTTGCAAGGATGGCTGTGATTGGCTGATTGTTTTTGGTTGCTTCACGGATGACTTCGCTTAATTCGTTTACGCCCTTTTTTACGGTTTTTCTCGCGTTTTTTAAGTTAAATGTATCGCTTGTTGCAGCGGCGATATGCACTCGATCAATATTCGTTTTTAAAGCTCTCTCAAGGCCAGAACGATTTAACACTAAACCCGCTATCTCTGTTTGACTTTGTTTCCCAAGCTGTTTTAGAACATCCTCGGCATCAGCCATTTGGGGAACAACTTTTGGATGAACAAATGATACAGCTTCAATTTTTGGAACGCCTGATTCGATTAAATTTTCGATTAACTGGACTTTCTGATTCGTTGATAAGTGCTTATCTTCATTTTGCAATCCATCCCGTGGCCCAACTTCACATAGAGAGATCATCATTTTTGTCCTCCTTTAAATGGTATAGTACATTATCTCTTCCACGAAATATATGTTCGTGCATAGCGGCTTTAGAACGAATCGCATCTTTTTCTTCAATTGCTCGCAGGATAATTTGATGGGTTTGTAACGATTGTTGAATTTCCTCTTTATTTAGCCAATAAAAGGAACGAAAAACGAGCGGAAGTACAACGACTTTACCTATCAAATCACGAACATGTTCATTTTGGCTTGCGTTAATAACAGCGTCGTGAAAGCTTTTATTTGCATCTACGATTGCCTTTTTTTGGGTCAATTGATCTATACTATTTTGCTCTAAAGCCTTTTTATAATCCTCGTTCGCCCTGTGCATCATTTTTATATTTTCGTCATGACGGTTTATAGCCGCTTGTTCAGCGGCATGACTTTCAAGCAAGGCACGAATACCATAAATTTGACGAAGGTCTTCTTTGGCAAAAGTTCGAACAGTATAACCACGATGTAATGACGTAATTAGTCCGTCAAACTCTAATTTTTTTAACGCTTCACGGATGGGAGTACGGCTTACATTCCAATCTTTGGTTAAGGATTCTTCCGTAAGCCGATAACCTGAAGCGTACTCTCCAATGATGATGGCATTTTTAATATTTTCGTAAACTCCCATCTACATCCTCCATTTTGTATACATAGATGAAAATAAGCCCGTGACAATGTTTTTTTCTTTTTTAGAAAAATAATTCTAATCTTTAAACTGTATACATTACAAGCTTTTTTATTAATGTCTTGATTTATTTATATCAGTTTAATACTTATATATCAAGGGTAAATAGCTATGCGATATTTACTTTATAAAAATGTGTTGTTATTTTGTATACATTGTGATAAATTTGTGTACAAAGTAAAGGGAGAACTTTTGAAAGCAGGTGTTCATTTAATGGAAGATACTGAAAAATATCAATCTTTTAATCAAATGGAAGATGAGGAAAAAGAACGTTTACCACTAGAAGGAGTAAGGATCCTTGAACTCGGGACGCTTATTGCCGGTCCGTTCTCGGGTAGATTGTTGGCTGATTTTGG harbors:
- a CDS encoding hydroxymethylglutaryl-CoA lyase; its protein translation is MQNEDKHLSTNQKVQLIENLIESGVPKIEAVSFVHPKVVPQMADAEDVLKQLGKQSQTEIAGLVLNRSGLERALKTNIDRVHIAAATSDTFNLKNARKTVKKGVNELSEVIREATKNNQPITAILATAFGCPYEGKVERSSVWKVAETFLEAGADEIGLADTTGMANPLQVQDMIRDFRKKFGENVPLSLHFHNTRGLGLANVLAGYEAGVRRFDASIGGLGGCPFAPKAVGNVCSEDMVHMFEQMGVETGIDLQHMILTSEQLEQRIEKTLEGMVMKAGAAFTHFQTS
- a CDS encoding MFS transporter is translated as MNKSRPWQMLTWLLIAQVLIAFVGRSVAPLGVFIGSSLELTNAQIGMLPAALFLGQFLASIPFGLLVDQVGPRRLLLLMCLCLGLNFVLVSLTSNFFLLLLWFSNNLRGT
- a CDS encoding GntR family transcriptional regulator, whose product is MGVYENIKNAIIIGEYASGYRLTEESLTKDWNVSRTPIREALKKLEFDGLITSLHRGYTVRTFAKEDLRQIYGIRALLESHAAEQAAINRHDENIKMMHRANEDYKKALEQNSIDQLTQKKAIVDANKSFHDAVINASQNEHVRDLIGKVVVLPLVFRSFYWLNKEEIQQSLQTHQIILRAIEEKDAIRSKAAMHEHIFRGRDNVLYHLKEDKNDDLSM